Proteins found in one Pelmatolapia mariae isolate MD_Pm_ZW linkage group LG7, Pm_UMD_F_2, whole genome shotgun sequence genomic segment:
- the cav1 gene encoding caveolin-1, with product MTGGLKDGETEEEFLHSPFIRKQGNIYKPNNKDMDNDSLNEKTMEDVHTKEIDLVNRDPKHINDDVVKVEFEDVIAEPAGTYSFDGVWKASFTTFTVTKYWCYRLLTALVGIPLALIWGIFFAILSFLHIWAVVPCVKSYLIEIHCVSRVFSICVHTFCDPFFEAMGKCLSSIRVRMTKEV from the exons ATGACAGGAGGACTGAAGGACGGCGAGACAGAAGAG GAGTTTCTGCATTCGCCGTTTATCCGAAAACAAGGGAACATATATAAACCCAACAACAAAGACATGGACAACGACAGTCTGAACGAGAAAACGATGGAGGATGTCCACACCAAAGAGATCGACCTGGTCAACCGGGATCCCAAACACATAAACGACGACGTTGTTAAG GTTGAATTTGAAGATGTGATTGCAGAACCCGCAGGGACCTACAGCTTCGACGGTGTGTGGAAAGCCAGCTTCACAACCTtcactgtcaccaagtactgGTGCTACCGCCTGCTGACGGCACTGGTGGGCATCCCCTTGGCGCTGATCTGGGGAATTTTCTTTGCCATCCTGTCCTTCCTGCACATCTGGGCCGTGGTGCCGTGTGTCAAGAGCTACCTGATCGAGATCCACTGCGTCAGCCGCGTCTTCTCTATCTGCGTGCACACCTTCTGCGACCCGTTCTTCGAGGCCATGGGCAAGTGCCTGAGCAGCATCCGAGTCAGGATGACCAAGGAGGTGTAG
- the cav2 gene encoding caveolin-2 → MGLEKEKLDTSIIMDEDEFNRSIEPILSNKGKVYTASPDRDPNDINPHLKVGFEDVIAEPISTHSFDRVWIGSHATFELVKFGFYRLLTTLLAVPVAFILGIVFGVLSCVHIWVVMPMIQSFMMLLPSIHIVWRSLTDILVAPLFHSMGKILSSIQVKATEN, encoded by the exons ATGGGTTTAGAGAAGGAGAAATTGGATACCAGCATAATTATGGACGAAGATGAGTTCAACAGATCGATAGAGCCCATTCTATCGAACAAGGGGAAAGTGTATACAGCGTCACCCGACAGAGATCCAAACGATATCAACCCACATCTGAAG GTGGGTTTTGAAGATGTCATCGCGGAGCCCATTTCCACACACAGTTTTGACAGAGTGTGGATTGGAAGCCACGCCACCTTTGAGCTGGTCAAATTCGGTTTTTACCGCCTGTTGACTACTCTACTTGCTGTGCCCGTGGCTTTCATCCTCGGGATAGTCTTTGGAGTGCTCAGCTGTGTTCACATCTG GGTGGTGATGCCTATGATCCAGAGCTTCATGATGCTCTTACCGTCTATCCACATTGTGTGGAGGAGTCTGACGGACATTCTTGTAGCACCGCTTTTCCACAGTATGGGGAAGATCTTGTCCTCCATTCAAGTCAAGGCTACAGAAAACTGA